In Candidatus Cloacimonadota bacterium, the following are encoded in one genomic region:
- a CDS encoding TlpA family protein disulfide reductase produces MKYRIVILIGILMLFGVLNSEPIRNFTLPDVNNQNVNIADHIGKGLIVIDFWASWCAPCMQLLPEIEKIHREYEDVKVITINIDRPRDVNKAKSLLRSQKYTFTTLFDTNQDVMKQFNVSSIPHTFLISLDGEIVYEHIGYTRGDEAKLTSEIEELLSLITKQEVEEKAVIEQECIEEK; encoded by the coding sequence ATGAAATATAGAATAGTAATTTTAATAGGTATCTTAATGTTGTTCGGAGTTTTGAACAGTGAGCCGATAAGAAATTTTACTTTACCGGACGTGAACAATCAAAACGTAAACATAGCAGATCATATCGGCAAAGGGCTCATCGTCATCGACTTCTGGGCAAGCTGGTGTGCACCATGCATGCAACTCTTACCTGAGATCGAGAAGATCCATCGGGAATATGAAGATGTAAAGGTGATAACAATTAACATAGACAGACCCCGTGACGTAAATAAGGCAAAAAGTCTTCTCCGCTCTCAGAAATATACATTTACTACACTCTTTGACACTAATCAGGATGTTATGAAGCAGTTTAATGTATCATCTATCCCCCATACTTTTCTCATTAGTTTGGATGGTGAGATCGTCTATGAACATATCGGATACACCAGGGGTGACGAAGCAAAACTGACCTCAGAGATTGAAGAGTTGTTATCATTGATCACAAAACAGGAAGTAGAGGAAAAAGCTGTTATAGAGCAGGAGTGTATTGAAGAAAAATGA